A region of Mesorhizobium sp. AR02 DNA encodes the following proteins:
- a CDS encoding OmpA family protein, which yields MKRQPRILAGTALGLLMASAPLGAYPLQGNAAFGPAQRTSAPFTLAQAACAEGESAEACAQKQGKKKQEQPAQAEQPAQGEQQPRKKRDQQQQTEQAPAEQPAQGEQKPRKKRDQQQQTEQAPADQQAQPEQQPRKKKRDQQQQIEQAPAGEAAPATDQQQPRKKKRDQQLQTEQAPAGEAAPAADQQQPRKKKRDQQQQTETPTEQAPAGETQPANDNQPVKPGKKHKQDQQKEAPAAPAVTPEAAPTPKEAPAGEATTPKVEPAPAGEQPAIQGEQPQDKTKKHGKKPVAEQPANGEQPATGKQPVNGEQPQTGKQPVTGEQPANGEKPATGEQPANGGKAAPVQGENPVQGEAPADKNAAPLLDSQKDAERKAGGRKHGDKAGQNGEQQNGGQNAQQGGDQGQKPVVAPVDQGPPPTDDKAAQQQIKPEKIVPVTEEKGKRLDRAPDENIRDRRRPKGVDVLKEIGDRVIIQLGGQTIVQSNEGSRMNRGAKDVYYEDLPQGRTRETVERDNGVQIVTIRNRYGDVIQRSRITPDGREYVLSYVDERNYQDEGDWRDPGDDLPPMRLTIPRRDYILNSEDVQSPDDYYTFLDQPPVERVQRLYSIDEVKRSARVRDIARRVDLDTLNFEFGSSSISDTEVQKLEGVANAMEKLLKKNPAETFLIEGHTDAVGKPEANLALSDRRAEAVAEALTNAFGIPPENLTTQGYGEEYLKINTQAPNRENRRVAIRRITSLVAPVASNN from the coding sequence ATGAAACGCCAACCACGGATTCTGGCAGGCACCGCACTTGGCCTGTTGATGGCATCCGCGCCGTTGGGCGCGTACCCGCTGCAAGGCAATGCCGCATTCGGCCCGGCCCAGCGCACGTCAGCCCCGTTCACTTTGGCGCAAGCCGCTTGCGCCGAGGGCGAATCGGCCGAAGCCTGCGCGCAGAAGCAAGGGAAGAAAAAGCAGGAGCAGCCCGCCCAGGCGGAGCAGCCGGCGCAAGGTGAGCAGCAGCCGCGCAAGAAGCGTGACCAGCAGCAGCAGACCGAACAGGCGCCAGCCGAGCAACCTGCGCAGGGCGAGCAGAAGCCACGCAAGAAGCGTGATCAGCAACAGCAGACCGAACAAGCCCCCGCCGACCAGCAGGCGCAGCCGGAACAGCAACCGCGCAAGAAGAAGCGCGATCAGCAGCAGCAGATCGAGCAGGCACCCGCCGGCGAGGCCGCCCCCGCAACCGACCAGCAGCAGCCGCGCAAGAAGAAGCGCGACCAGCAGCTGCAGACCGAGCAGGCACCGGCCGGCGAGGCCGCTCCCGCGGCCGACCAGCAGCAGCCGCGCAAGAAGAAGCGCGACCAGCAGCAGCAGACCGAAACCCCCACCGAGCAGGCTCCCGCTGGTGAGACACAGCCCGCCAACGACAACCAACCAGTCAAGCCGGGCAAGAAACACAAGCAGGACCAGCAGAAGGAGGCGCCTGCTGCCCCGGCGGTGACGCCGGAAGCCGCCCCCACGCCGAAGGAAGCTCCGGCCGGCGAAGCAACGACGCCGAAGGTTGAACCGGCACCTGCCGGCGAACAGCCGGCGATCCAGGGCGAGCAGCCCCAGGACAAGACAAAGAAGCATGGCAAGAAACCGGTGGCCGAACAGCCCGCGAACGGCGAGCAACCTGCCACCGGCAAGCAACCGGTCAATGGTGAGCAGCCGCAGACCGGCAAGCAACCCGTGACGGGCGAGCAACCGGCCAATGGCGAGAAACCTGCAACCGGCGAACAGCCGGCCAATGGCGGCAAGGCCGCGCCTGTCCAAGGCGAAAATCCCGTACAGGGCGAAGCACCCGCCGATAAGAACGCTGCCCCTCTCCTTGACAGCCAGAAGGACGCCGAGCGCAAGGCTGGCGGCCGCAAGCATGGCGACAAGGCCGGCCAGAACGGCGAGCAGCAGAATGGTGGCCAGAACGCCCAGCAAGGCGGCGACCAGGGCCAGAAGCCGGTGGTCGCTCCGGTCGACCAGGGTCCGCCGCCCACCGACGACAAGGCCGCGCAGCAGCAAATCAAGCCCGAAAAGATCGTCCCGGTGACAGAGGAAAAGGGCAAGCGCCTCGACCGTGCGCCCGACGAGAACATCCGTGACCGCCGTCGCCCCAAGGGTGTCGACGTCCTCAAGGAGATCGGCGACCGCGTCATCATTCAGCTCGGCGGCCAGACGATCGTCCAGAGCAATGAGGGCTCGCGCATGAATCGCGGTGCCAAGGACGTCTACTACGAGGACCTCCCACAAGGCCGTACACGCGAGACGGTCGAGCGCGACAATGGCGTGCAGATCGTCACCATCCGCAACCGCTACGGCGATGTCATCCAGCGTTCGCGCATCACGCCGGACGGGCGCGAATATGTGCTGAGCTATGTCGACGAGCGGAACTATCAGGATGAGGGCGACTGGCGCGATCCCGGCGACGACCTGCCGCCGATGCGGCTGACCATCCCACGCCGCGACTACATCCTGAATTCGGAGGATGTGCAGAGTCCCGACGACTACTACACCTTCCTCGACCAGCCGCCGGTGGAGAGGGTCCAGCGCCTCTATTCGATCGACGAGGTCAAGCGTTCGGCCCGCGTACGCGACATCGCACGCCGCGTCGACCTCGACACGCTGAACTTCGAATTCGGCTCATCATCGATCTCCGACACCGAGGTGCAGAAGCTCGAGGGCGTCGCCAATGCCATGGAGAAACTGCTGAAGAAGAACCCGGCCGAGACCTTCCTGATCGAAGGCCATACCGATGCCGTCGGCAAGCCGGAGGCCAATCTGGCTTTGTCGGACCGTCGCGCCGAAGCGGTTGCCGAAGCGCTGACCAATGCCTTCGGCATCCCGCCGGAAAACCTGACGACGCAGGGCTATGGCGAAGAGTATCTGAAGATCAACACGCAGGCACCCAACCGCGAGAACCGGCGTGTCGCCATCCGCCGCATCACGTCGCTGGTGGCGCCCGTCGCCAGCAACAATTGA
- a CDS encoding YcgN family cysteine cluster protein → METPFWKTKTLEAMSPAEWESLCDGCGKCCLSKLEDEDTGEIYWTSVGCRLFDAQTCRCSDYANRLARVPDCVGLTPQNVRTISWLPSTCAYRLVAEGRDLYWWHRLVSGSAETVHEAGISMRGRVKASETELAEPEDYFDYMLDDEP, encoded by the coding sequence ATGGAAACGCCATTCTGGAAAACAAAGACGCTGGAAGCAATGAGCCCGGCCGAATGGGAATCGCTTTGCGACGGCTGCGGCAAATGCTGTCTGTCGAAGCTCGAGGACGAGGATACCGGCGAGATCTACTGGACCAGCGTCGGCTGCCGGTTGTTCGACGCACAAACCTGCCGCTGCTCCGACTACGCCAACCGGCTGGCGCGCGTCCCCGATTGCGTCGGGCTGACGCCGCAGAATGTGCGTACCATCAGCTGGCTGCCCAGCACCTGCGCCTACCGGCTGGTGGCCGAGGGCCGCGACCTCTATTGGTGGCATCGGCTGGTGTCGGGCAGCGCCGAGACCGTGCATGAGGCCGGCATCTCGATGCGCGGCCGGGTCAAGGCGAGCGAGACCGAGCTGGCCGAGCCTGAGGACTATTTTGACTATATGCTGGACGACGAGCCGTAA
- a CDS encoding SIMPL domain-containing protein, with protein sequence MTRYLLPLALAAAIAFPAMAGAADSPTPARIIVSGEGEATTPPDLALLSLSVMREAKTARAALDANNDAMAAVIAAMKAAGIKDRDLQTAGIQINPRYNYTNKPDGSQEAELVAYQVTNTLAVRVRDIDKTGEILDKAVSLGVNQGGGISFTNDNPAATIDAARKKAVANAIAKAKTLAEAAGVSIGRVLEISDQNIAPPPMAINAKAFDAAAGAAVPTQAGENAYNVQVTVTFELK encoded by the coding sequence ATGACCAGATACCTTTTGCCTCTCGCGCTCGCCGCTGCAATCGCTTTTCCGGCGATGGCTGGAGCCGCCGATTCGCCGACGCCCGCCCGCATCATTGTTTCGGGTGAAGGCGAAGCGACCACCCCTCCCGACCTGGCATTGCTGTCGCTGAGCGTGATGCGCGAAGCCAAGACGGCGCGTGCGGCACTCGACGCCAACAACGACGCCATGGCCGCCGTGATCGCGGCGATGAAGGCGGCCGGCATCAAGGATCGCGACCTGCAGACCGCGGGCATCCAGATCAACCCGCGTTACAACTACACCAACAAGCCTGATGGCAGCCAGGAGGCCGAGCTTGTCGCCTACCAGGTGACCAACACGCTTGCGGTGCGCGTGCGCGACATCGACAAGACCGGCGAGATCCTCGACAAGGCCGTGTCGCTCGGTGTCAACCAGGGTGGCGGCATCTCCTTCACCAATGACAACCCAGCGGCAACCATCGACGCGGCGCGCAAGAAAGCGGTGGCCAATGCGATCGCCAAGGCCAAGACGCTTGCTGAAGCTGCCGGCGTCAGCATCGGCCGGGTGCTGGAGATCTCCGACCAGAACATCGCCCCGCCGCCGATGGCGATCAACGCCAAGGCCTTCGACGCCGCCGCGGGTGCGGCCGTGCCGACGCAAGCCGGCGAGAACGCCTACAACGTCCAGGTCACCGTTACGTTTGAGCTGAAGTAA
- a CDS encoding DUF6538 domain-containing protein, translating into MAKVAGLIRKKSAYFYVRRIPEEVRSLLGGKQQITRSLNTTDFRVASDRARRMAAETDKIFADARLGKAPSAAASRGVTREQLFDAARLHLYNLERRTTDWGHTSPEAAKEIIQADLANIGSPHEEVWASAVQPVTAKVIKELGLELDRGDRLWFEFASLIRRAEQEHLERELSRINGTIGATATDALFSNTFAHNPPPKLSLPSGLSLGQVITRFEKDPTRGHLTESAGKKYILPFAVLREVVGEDKSIGEIARTDCAACHELLASLPRNYNKLTEFRGKGLRELAELAKSSGTTLLSQGTVQVYAHHLSAFFNYAVQKGIIEHNPASRLMSGQPKEGSSRLTFNNNELKGLLAELPGWAGNRRGGRFWAPLVGLFSGMRLGEVLWLHTDDFQTVDGIEAIVLRRTDDRSLKTRGAARVVPIHAELKRLGFMKLVEDRKRTGGRLFIDLPGDDQQHCVDMFQKRFSYMLKQKVGVRAGVSYHSLRHNFCDGLRNAGSPIDVTRALGGWARSGGIEERYGQGSRPAVLSQWMDKVTYPDLDLSHFHVARPDQPEVS; encoded by the coding sequence GTGGCAAAAGTCGCTGGTCTGATACGAAAGAAGAGCGCCTATTTTTACGTGCGCAGAATACCCGAAGAGGTCCGTTCGCTCTTGGGCGGCAAGCAACAGATAACCCGCAGCCTGAACACCACGGACTTTCGTGTCGCTTCCGACAGGGCGAGGAGGATGGCAGCGGAAACGGACAAGATTTTCGCGGATGCGCGTCTAGGCAAAGCGCCAAGCGCGGCGGCAAGCCGTGGCGTCACGCGCGAACAGCTTTTCGATGCCGCCCGGCTGCACCTCTACAATCTTGAGCGCCGGACAACGGATTGGGGACACACCAGCCCGGAAGCCGCGAAGGAAATCATCCAAGCGGATTTGGCGAACATCGGTTCGCCGCACGAAGAGGTCTGGGCAAGCGCTGTCCAGCCGGTAACCGCAAAGGTGATCAAAGAGCTTGGCTTAGAGCTTGATCGTGGTGACCGCCTATGGTTCGAGTTCGCGTCCCTCATCCGCCGTGCGGAGCAAGAGCACCTGGAACGGGAGCTAAGCCGCATCAACGGGACCATAGGAGCCACGGCGACGGACGCGCTATTCTCCAACACATTCGCGCACAATCCCCCACCGAAATTGTCCCTGCCATCCGGGCTGTCACTCGGCCAAGTCATCACCCGATTTGAGAAGGACCCGACGCGGGGTCACCTTACCGAAAGCGCGGGCAAGAAATACATTCTGCCGTTTGCTGTCCTTCGTGAGGTCGTTGGCGAAGACAAGTCGATTGGCGAGATTGCTCGCACGGATTGTGCAGCCTGCCATGAACTCTTAGCCTCGCTGCCTCGCAACTATAACAAGCTGACTGAATTTCGGGGGAAGGGGCTTAGGGAACTGGCCGAACTGGCGAAATCGAGTGGTACCACGCTCCTCTCGCAAGGCACGGTGCAGGTCTACGCTCATCATCTGTCGGCGTTTTTCAACTACGCCGTTCAGAAAGGCATCATCGAACATAATCCGGCCTCCCGGTTGATGTCCGGACAGCCGAAAGAGGGATCGTCCCGGCTGACCTTCAACAACAATGAACTGAAAGGCTTACTGGCGGAGTTGCCCGGCTGGGCCGGCAATCGACGTGGTGGGAGGTTCTGGGCACCGTTGGTCGGACTGTTTTCTGGGATGCGCCTTGGCGAAGTCTTGTGGCTTCACACTGACGACTTCCAAACGGTTGATGGCATTGAAGCTATCGTCCTGCGCCGGACGGATGACCGAAGCCTGAAAACCCGTGGTGCGGCTCGTGTCGTTCCTATTCATGCCGAGCTAAAGCGGCTCGGGTTCATGAAGTTGGTTGAAGATCGAAAGCGTACCGGCGGAAGGCTGTTCATCGATCTGCCGGGAGACGATCAACAGCATTGCGTCGATATGTTTCAGAAGCGGTTCAGCTATATGCTGAAACAGAAAGTAGGGGTGCGGGCGGGCGTTTCCTATCACTCCCTCCGGCACAATTTCTGCGACGGACTACGCAACGCGGGTAGTCCAATTGACGTGACGCGAGCACTCGGTGGCTGGGCACGAAGCGGCGGCATCGAAGAGCGCTACGGGCAGGGCTCGCGGCCTGCGGTTCTCAGCCAATGGATGGACAAGGTGACGTATCCAGACCTTGATCTCAGCCACTTTCACGTGGCGAGACCGGATCAGCCGGAAGTATCTTGA
- a CDS encoding helix-turn-helix domain-containing protein, with translation MPKSVHSERHRMIAAALASQRRTKGLSQAEVAKVLGRHQPFVANIESGERRVDLVELMAIAKIIDLDVVALVRDLQDSPD, from the coding sequence ATGCCGAAGTCGGTTCACTCCGAACGCCACAGAATGATTGCAGCGGCGCTGGCAAGTCAGCGGCGGACAAAAGGGCTATCGCAGGCCGAGGTCGCCAAAGTTCTTGGCAGGCATCAGCCGTTCGTTGCAAATATCGAAAGTGGCGAGCGCCGAGTTGATCTCGTTGAACTCATGGCCATCGCCAAAATCATTGATTTGGATGTGGTTGCGCTGGTGCGCGATCTCCAAGACAGCCCGGATTGA
- a CDS encoding phospholipase D-like domain-containing protein, whose protein sequence is MPDQDNEADINALLYGLAPLARQASRILAYLAEVPDGLGGSDVALSSRVGEVSAEHVAIARRSLLEGGLATQVHFSTKLTAAPQTLRNLAANLKGIAAYLRTHQDRNVVELVLTEPGEKSHLRKAIDNLHALSPVMFQTSDAFFRLARAAKRDFVVLAPFIDNQGADLLVELFSICGPGVRRHLVCRPLSEPQCGAAFLRRADDFRRIGVLVYEYALPSTLPSGRETFHAKVVLADEELFYIGSSNFMASALDRSFECGVIVKGGAAKELSSILKAVRSIARPVGGY, encoded by the coding sequence ATGCCAGATCAAGACAATGAAGCTGATATCAATGCGCTTCTTTACGGTCTTGCGCCGTTGGCCCGCCAAGCCTCGCGGATTCTGGCATATCTGGCTGAGGTCCCTGATGGACTAGGCGGTTCCGATGTCGCGCTTTCGTCACGCGTCGGCGAAGTCTCCGCTGAACATGTGGCTATCGCACGTCGTTCTCTTTTGGAGGGGGGCCTTGCTACGCAGGTACACTTTTCCACGAAGCTCACCGCAGCTCCACAGACTTTGCGAAATCTGGCCGCTAATCTGAAGGGTATCGCGGCGTATTTGCGCACTCACCAGGATCGCAACGTTGTCGAACTGGTTCTTACCGAGCCCGGTGAAAAGAGCCACCTTCGCAAAGCCATTGATAATTTACACGCACTGTCGCCGGTCATGTTCCAGACAAGCGACGCCTTCTTCCGCCTTGCGCGTGCAGCGAAGCGTGATTTCGTCGTCCTTGCCCCCTTCATCGACAACCAGGGCGCCGACCTCCTAGTGGAGCTATTCTCGATCTGCGGGCCTGGCGTTCGCCGTCATTTGGTGTGCCGCCCCCTCAGCGAACCACAGTGTGGCGCGGCCTTTCTCCGGCGCGCAGACGACTTCAGACGGATAGGCGTCTTGGTTTACGAGTACGCACTGCCGTCAACACTGCCGTCCGGGCGGGAGACATTTCACGCGAAGGTCGTTCTCGCCGACGAGGAGCTATTTTATATCGGCTCGAGCAACTTCATGGCATCGGCACTGGACCGGTCGTTTGAATGCGGTGTTATCGTGAAGGGCGGAGCAGCGAAGGAACTCTCGTCCATTCTGAAGGCTGTTCGCTCAATTGCGAGGCCGGTAGGCGGCTACTGA
- a CDS encoding helicase-related protein, translating to MRLLTSQQAQRLAQVLAAAYQVRWTWKKKGLNFKGNGFEIGFWVGGGNTPNNRNARGVSEIPSLSKDWDEMAVRHGDYAVYLKKWRRLATCPYCTGSFVGVEGKRFSTIGLRRFHEGPAQEERLAHCCFNKECEWNLRNPNDGKPSPLPIHIMDSDIYAHAPAILLGTVDKLALIGQSARTLVRVLGMFGYPAWHHVESGRFVSPYTREQFRKGPELHGCEAVFPFYSNGKKLLFDPYPLLEIQDEAHLLDESLGTFSGLFETTFHHALRMLAPLLGDQVVTEHGTARPPRIIAASATVSEPARQIDQIYQRQVRLFPQPGPDLYESFYARLQRPQSGDSARDGSANVEHRTPTRRRYVSLMTNGRTHTAATVAVLSAFHLTITQLLKTFIDGDEHARWAVRSALADALPSDIFWQGHRDCLLDKNIDHAHIAYVVDLNRIALLYVTNKKGGDNVKAALQDVIRRDHRLSGIDDIPGVRTALITGAIDAGLIGSIVTEAAYKPPVGTPFSVGALQNALRGVIATSAISHGVDVDEFNMMFFAGQPPDIAEYIQASSRVGRAHVGTSILIPTPQQRRDRYIVEIHDIFHRFLERMIDAAPVERWAENAIMRTLASFLQLKLCGVDYIRNMNHAGSAADKAALAEPDNVGEIGERSRTDHINLLNELRDFVVDGIGLYHATSPVNKDFYKQRIHDLFDRATTAMEQSNWKTETLDMFFRQPGAPLSRPMTSLRDVSEAGLIEGGFGTGSDRIRLSDLGRVMSALMRGNNSWTAGEAGE from the coding sequence TTGCGCCTTCTTACGAGCCAACAAGCGCAGCGCCTCGCGCAGGTATTGGCGGCTGCGTATCAGGTCAGATGGACCTGGAAAAAGAAGGGCTTGAATTTCAAGGGCAATGGCTTCGAGATCGGCTTTTGGGTCGGAGGTGGCAACACGCCCAATAACCGAAATGCCCGTGGCGTCTCGGAAATACCGTCACTGAGCAAAGACTGGGACGAAATGGCGGTCCGCCACGGGGACTATGCCGTCTATTTAAAGAAATGGCGTCGGCTGGCAACCTGCCCATATTGCACCGGAAGTTTCGTCGGCGTGGAGGGTAAGCGTTTCTCGACGATTGGCCTTCGACGTTTTCACGAAGGGCCCGCGCAAGAAGAGCGCCTAGCACATTGTTGCTTCAACAAGGAGTGCGAGTGGAACCTCCGAAACCCCAATGACGGCAAGCCGTCACCTCTGCCAATCCACATTATGGATTCGGATATTTACGCGCATGCACCTGCCATTCTCCTGGGGACGGTCGATAAGCTTGCATTGATCGGACAGAGTGCTCGTACCCTTGTTCGGGTTCTTGGCATGTTTGGCTATCCTGCGTGGCACCATGTTGAGTCAGGCCGGTTCGTTTCTCCCTACACTCGCGAACAATTTCGAAAAGGGCCTGAGCTCCATGGCTGTGAGGCGGTCTTTCCGTTCTATTCGAACGGCAAGAAGCTCCTCTTTGATCCCTACCCGCTTTTAGAAATCCAAGACGAGGCCCACTTACTGGACGAGTCCCTGGGCACATTCTCGGGTCTGTTTGAAACGACGTTCCATCACGCACTTCGAATGTTGGCGCCACTCCTTGGCGACCAAGTGGTCACCGAACATGGTACGGCCCGCCCACCGAGGATCATCGCAGCCTCGGCTACTGTCTCGGAACCGGCTCGCCAAATCGATCAAATCTATCAGCGGCAGGTTCGCCTGTTCCCCCAGCCGGGACCGGATTTGTACGAGAGCTTTTATGCAAGGTTGCAGCGCCCGCAAAGTGGTGATTCAGCACGTGATGGCAGCGCTAATGTAGAGCACCGAACACCGACACGACGGCGCTACGTATCGCTAATGACGAATGGGCGGACACACACGGCCGCAACCGTTGCGGTCCTGTCAGCATTTCATCTGACAATCACTCAGCTTCTAAAGACATTCATCGACGGTGATGAGCACGCACGTTGGGCCGTGCGTAGCGCACTGGCAGATGCCCTTCCTTCAGACATTTTTTGGCAAGGCCATCGCGACTGTCTGCTCGACAAGAACATTGATCACGCTCACATCGCATATGTGGTCGACCTTAACCGCATCGCTCTGCTTTATGTCACCAACAAGAAAGGCGGCGACAACGTCAAGGCTGCGCTCCAGGACGTAATTCGACGGGACCACCGGCTCTCCGGCATCGATGATATCCCAGGTGTTCGCACGGCTTTGATTACCGGTGCAATCGATGCGGGTTTGATCGGCTCAATCGTTACAGAGGCAGCGTACAAGCCCCCTGTTGGAACGCCTTTCAGTGTCGGTGCCTTGCAGAACGCTCTCCGTGGCGTAATTGCGACGTCAGCGATCTCGCACGGTGTCGACGTCGACGAATTCAACATGATGTTTTTTGCCGGACAGCCGCCAGACATCGCTGAGTATATTCAGGCGTCGTCGCGTGTCGGACGCGCACATGTCGGCACGAGCATTCTGATACCGACGCCGCAGCAACGTCGCGACCGGTACATCGTTGAGATACACGACATATTCCACCGCTTTCTCGAGCGCATGATCGACGCAGCCCCGGTCGAGCGTTGGGCCGAGAACGCGATCATGCGAACACTTGCATCGTTCCTACAGCTCAAGCTGTGCGGCGTAGACTATATCCGGAACATGAACCATGCGGGGTCGGCGGCGGATAAGGCAGCGCTCGCTGAGCCCGACAACGTGGGAGAAATCGGCGAACGATCGAGGACGGATCATATCAACCTTCTGAACGAGCTCCGCGATTTTGTGGTTGATGGCATCGGCCTCTATCACGCGACATCTCCCGTTAATAAGGACTTCTACAAGCAGCGTATCCACGATCTCTTTGATCGGGCCACGACGGCAATGGAACAGTCCAACTGGAAGACCGAGACGCTCGATATGTTCTTCAGGCAGCCCGGGGCGCCGTTATCACGACCAATGACGAGCCTGCGAGATGTCAGCGAGGCTGGCTTGATTGAAGGCGGCTTTGGAACGGGTTCAGACCGCATCCGTCTAAGCGATCTTGGCCGTGTGATGTCCGCGCTCATGCGGGGAAACAACAGTTGGACGGCCGGAGAAGCCGGGGAGTAG
- a CDS encoding shikimate dehydrogenase family protein: MSRTRRCNGVVVEGVGSLVIGAGGVARGHRLLLADAGLGELILANRSADRAVALAADIQASILSCKTQVCEAEAPDVAAGVDLIVNATTLGMQEGGTLPLNIAALEPTATVAEVIVNPAITPLLAAAAGRDCAIVSGIEMLKPQPRLAAEFFGLRSNQEK, encoded by the coding sequence TTGTCTCGAACACGCCGCTGCAACGGCGTGGTGGTTGAGGGCGTCGGATCGCTCGTCATCGGCGCCGGCGGCGTGGCACGCGGCCATCGCCTTCTCTTGGCTGATGCTGGATTGGGCGAGTTGATCCTTGCGAACCGAAGTGCCGATCGAGCGGTGGCTCTCGCCGCAGACATTCAGGCCTCCATTCTGTCCTGCAAAACGCAAGTCTGCGAGGCTGAAGCGCCAGACGTCGCAGCCGGAGTGGACCTGATTGTAAACGCGACCACGCTCGGAATGCAGGAAGGCGGGACTCTGCCCCTCAACATCGCGGCTCTCGAGCCAACCGCAACCGTCGCGGAAGTGATCGTCAATCCGGCAATCACGCCACTGCTCGCAGCAGCTGCCGGACGTGACTGTGCCATCGTTTCCGGTATTGAGATGCTCAAGCCGCAGCCACGCCTAGCCGCTGAGTTTTTCGGCCTTCGCTCGAACCAGGAGAAGTAA
- a CDS encoding TOBE domain-containing protein — translation MGSSNVFAGKVSEITINAVGIATSAGQFDVAPNPAKVLAQGDKATFVVSGDRVQLSNSQPSTSNTMRASVVGEEFVGATAVIHLEGDKGLELKAQKSHDELVQLNLTPGATIWVSWRVEASHILPGGIGGWH, via the coding sequence TTGGGCTCTTCGAACGTCTTCGCCGGCAAGGTGTCTGAGATCACCATCAATGCCGTCGGGATCGCCACGTCGGCTGGACAGTTTGACGTCGCGCCGAACCCGGCCAAGGTGCTTGCGCAGGGCGACAAGGCGACCTTCGTTGTCTCGGGCGACCGGGTGCAGCTGAGCAATAGCCAGCCGAGCACCAGCAACACGATGCGAGCCTCCGTGGTTGGCGAGGAATTTGTTGGCGCCACCGCCGTCATCCATCTCGAAGGCGACAAAGGCCTGGAACTCAAGGCGCAGAAAAGCCACGACGAACTGGTGCAGCTGAACCTGACTCCCGGCGCCACAATCTGGGTCTCCTGGCGCGTTGAAGCGAGCCACATCCTGCCCGGGGGAATAGGAGGCTGGCATTGA
- a CDS encoding adenylate/guanylate cyclase domain-containing protein has product MHRLPKEVGSWIYNFFYNEHSIAYLKINAQLCVAAKGGNVKHYGLSSLRIGQPVADQLEFMEGLLPSPELPYHMAMVELPSGRVADLHLFADNACVWLLFLDATAERDNKQRLQQKAYEMTLLQERERQLNEKLQSMNEALRESQEGLQREYQRAETLLLNILPASIAERLKSDEQIADNHAEVSVLFADIVGFTERARSVGAVTTLAILNYFFKAADRLSDQYGCEKIKTIGDCVMVVAGLPAARSDHAEALARYALELREAVQHERFAGERLRLRIGIHSGPIVAGVIGKRRFAYDLWGETVNLAARIQTSAEPDEIRISDATRRLLGPNFACDPLAETELRGTGRVRMWRLPA; this is encoded by the coding sequence ATGCACAGATTGCCAAAAGAAGTCGGAAGCTGGATTTATAATTTTTTTTACAACGAGCACTCTATCGCATATCTGAAAATTAACGCCCAGCTTTGCGTAGCTGCGAAGGGCGGTAACGTTAAACATTACGGGCTCTCATCGCTTCGCATTGGTCAGCCTGTTGCCGATCAGCTTGAATTCATGGAAGGTTTGCTGCCTTCCCCGGAGCTTCCATATCATATGGCCATGGTCGAACTGCCCAGCGGGCGTGTCGCGGACCTTCATCTTTTTGCTGACAACGCCTGCGTGTGGCTGCTCTTTCTCGACGCCACTGCCGAACGCGACAATAAGCAGCGGCTTCAACAGAAGGCTTATGAAATGACGCTCCTGCAAGAGAGGGAGCGTCAACTCAACGAGAAATTACAATCGATGAACGAGGCGTTGAGGGAGAGCCAAGAGGGATTGCAGCGTGAATACCAGCGCGCCGAAACCCTGCTCCTCAACATTCTTCCGGCGTCGATCGCGGAGCGGTTAAAGTCAGACGAACAAATTGCCGACAACCACGCAGAGGTGAGTGTGCTTTTTGCCGACATCGTCGGTTTTACGGAAAGAGCGCGGAGCGTCGGAGCCGTGACGACGCTCGCTATTCTAAATTACTTCTTCAAGGCGGCGGATCGGCTGTCGGACCAATACGGCTGCGAAAAGATCAAGACAATCGGCGACTGTGTGATGGTGGTCGCTGGCCTGCCCGCCGCGCGATCCGATCATGCAGAAGCCCTCGCGCGCTATGCACTTGAACTGCGGGAGGCGGTTCAGCACGAACGCTTCGCAGGAGAACGGCTAAGGCTCAGAATTGGAATTCACTCAGGACCAATCGTCGCGGGCGTCATAGGCAAAAGGCGGTTTGCCTACGACCTGTGGGGCGAGACCGTTAATCTCGCCGCACGTATTCAAACGTCCGCGGAGCCCGATGAGATCCGTATTTCGGATGCAACCCGCAGACTGCTTGGGCCAAATTTTGCTTGTGACCCACTCGCGGAAACGGAACTGCGTGGTACAGGTAGAGTGCGAATGTGGCGCCTCCCGGCTTGA